A DNA window from Solanum lycopersicum chromosome 3, SLM_r2.1 contains the following coding sequences:
- the LOC104646298 gene encoding uncharacterized protein, with translation MLDFRIVRTRATTAPTLTPARQDASEPATEAVARRGAVARVRGRGRERTSTRGRGQAPGPASTRAVTPPPTEEVLREGEEGENEQVQNEELPPQPTPEMINHVLTYLSGLSDQGQTPPVFFVPAPQVPGVQHAAVVAPRMDTSLEISTFPRLTTGPIMTSDQHELFTKFLKLKPPVFKGAESEDAYDFLVDCHELLHKMGIVERFGIEFVTY, from the exons atgttagatttcagg atagttagaactagagcaacaactgcgccaacactaacaccggcaagacaagatgcgtctgaaccagccactgaggctgtagctcgaagaggagcagtggcaagagtccgtggtagaggtcgcgagAGGACGTCcactagaggaagaggacaagcacctggcccagctagtactagggcggtgactcctccaccgactgaggaagtattaagagagggtgaggaaggggagaatgaacaagtgcagaatgaggaattaccaccccaaccaaccccagagatgattaatcatgttcttacttatcttagcgggttatctgatcaaggccagacacctccagtgttttttgtaccagcacctcaggttccgggagtacaacacgcagctgttgtggctccccgcatggatacctcattggaaataagcacgtttcctcggttgactacagggcctataatgacaagtgatcaacatgaacttttcactaagttcttgaagttgaaacctccagttttcaagggtgctgaatctgaggatgcctatgattttctagttgattgtcatgagctgctacataagatgggcatagtggaacgattcggtattgagtttgtaacctattag
- the LOC101267206 gene encoding zinc finger CCCH domain-containing protein 14-like, whose protein sequence is MEIRKRNRNESGFNGNAGFKKAKPEMDSLSSGIGSKSKPCTKFFSTVGCSFGENCHFLHYVPGGYNVVAKMMNIAPSPASPIPSGNTPAVKTKICSKFNTAEGCKFGDKCRFAHGEWEIGKPIVPSPRAMGVGPIPDRFGGRRESPVASFGTSATAKISVDAFHVGPIIGKGGVNSKHICWQTGAKLAIREHEMDKNLRNIELEGTFEQISQASAMVRELISNLGSVGGPGRTAAVQGGRAPPMNNYKTKLCENFAKGSCTFGERCHFAHGDAELRKTGG, encoded by the exons ATGGAAATCCGCAAGAGAAACAGGAATGAATCTGGTTTTAATGGCAATGCTGGTTTCAAAAAGGCTAAGCCAG AAATGGACTCACTATCAAGTGGTATAGGAAGCAAATCAAAGCCGTGCACAAAGTTCTTCAG CACTGTTGGCTGCTCTTTTGGTGAGAACTGCCATTTTCTTCATTATGTTCCTGGTGGCTATAATGTTGTGGCCAAGATGATGAATATTGCACCATCTCCAGCATCACCTATTCCCAGTGGGAATACTCCTGCTGTGAAAACCAAAATTTGCAGCAAGTTCAACACAGCTGAGGGATGCAAGTTTGGGGACAAATGCCGTTTTGCTCATGGGGAGTGGGAAATTGGCAAGCCTATTGTGCCATCACCACGTGCCATGGGTGTTGGACCTATTCCTGACCGTTTTGGTGGGCGAAGGGAGTCTCCTGTTGCTAGCTTTGGTACATCAGCCACTGCAAAGATCAGCGTGGATGCTTTCCATGTGGGACCCATCATTGGGAAGGGCGGAGTGAACTCTAAGCACATCTGTTGGCAGACAGGAGCCAAACTGGCAATCCGTGAGCATGAAATGGATAAAAATCTGAGGAACATTGAGCTTGAAGGCACATTTGAACAAATATCGCAGGCTAGCGCCATGGTGAGAGAGCTGATCAGCAACCTTGGATCAGTTGGTGGCCCAGGAAGAACAGCTGCAGTACAGGGTGGACGTGCACCTCCAATGAACAACTACAAGACTAAGCTGTGCGAAAATTTTGCTAAAGGTTCTTGCACTTTTGGAGAAAGGTGCCACTTCGCCCATGGTGATGCTGAATTGCGCAAAACAGGGGGATGA